The Acidobacteriota bacterium genome contains the following window.
AGGAGAAGCTCCGTTCGGCATTGGGCACACAGCGGCTGGTCTCTCTCGACAATTTGTTTCAACTGGGCGATGGCCTGACGCAGATGGGGCAAGGCACCGGGTCAGCGGAGAACATGCTGCGGTTGGCGGCCTCGCTGCGTGAGTTTGAATTGCCGCAACCGCTGTTTACGCGCAGCGAACGCGCGGAGTGGGCCAGCGGCCTGCACAATAATCCGCACACCTCGCTGCAAACGCGCACCGATCTCGCCAAAGTAATCCAGAAAGGCCGGGAGCCGGGAGCCATGACCCAGGCGCGCGGCATTCTGGCGCCGTTCCTGCGCGACACCATGGTGGGCTTGAACTATGTCTACTATGAGCCGCCCGGCGCGCAGATGATTCACAACAACCCGCTCTTTGTCCGCTCGCATAACTTCTCCGGCCAGATGACCATGAAGGGCGATGAAGTATGGCAAACTCCGCGCGTATTCGGGCGCGGCTGGTCGGCCTCCGGCGGCGCGCATCTGGCCGGGTCGCTGGCGGACCTGCCTTATGTGCTGGCGCAGGTTGAGCAGGACTTCATCATTCCCGAGAACGCGCAGTCGCTCATCTGGGCCGATTTGGTTCCGACCATACTGACCGGTGCGATTCTGCCCCGCTGGTGGAATGTTACGGCCAATGAGATGCGCGCCGTGGCGCTCTATCAGCAGCTCGGCGAACAGATTCTGGAAGCAGCCGCGCAGGATGCCGCGTTGCGCAACACACTGGTCGGCATTCTCGCCGATCACCTGCTCCCACAACGTCTGGGCCAGTTGGAACGGGACTTGATGGAAGGAAAAGCCAGCGAGGCGATCCTTCGTCTGGTGCCATCTGAGCTGTTTTCCCTGGGCTCCAAAATGTTCGACAAGGACGCGGCCCGCATGGCGGCGCTAGGAGCCGCGGGCGCGGAGTTGGCCAGTCTGAAACAATCCGCTCCCGAGGAGATTGACTCCAAACGCATCTCGAATAACTTCGGCACGCCCCATCCCATGCTGGCGCAAACGTACGCGCGCGAGCTGCTGGCCACCAAGCCGCTGCCCACGTTTCTCGGCTATTCGAGCCGCCTGCTGGCCGAATCCTGGGAGTCCGGCAACCTATTCTGGGCGCGGCTGGCGGTTGAGAAGAATCTTCCTCCGTCCAGCCTGAACCATCTGATCCCGGAATTGACACACCGCATGGTGGAAAAGATTTTCGCCACTCATCTGGAGGATTGGCCCGCCGTGCTGCGCGCCATGCGCGAAACGGCTGTCGAGTTCCGCGAGGGAAAAATCGGAGCGCCAGAGCTTGCCGCATCCGGGGGAGCAATGGACGGCTCGGCGGGAGCTGCGAGTGCGGGTGCAAAGTTCCAGTAGTAAATTTTTCTGTCAACGATCCCAGTTTTTGATATTATCAGTCCCAAAAGCTTTGTGAGGTTGCCTATGTCGTTGACGATCATGCGCACACCCAGCCGTTGGAAGGGGGCACTACTTTTGATGGGGGCACTACTTTTGAAGAGGCCACTACTTTTGATGCTGCTGGCTCTGCTAATGCTGATTCCCTTCAGCCTGCCACAGCCCGGCACGGCACAGAATAGCGTGCCCCAGGTTGTGCTCAATTCAGCGGACGAACTCTCCAACGGCGCCGTGTTCCGCGTGGAAGTCGACATGGTGCTGCTCAACATCGCGGTTACCGACAGCAAGGGCAACTACGTTACAGGTCTAAAGCCTTGGGACTTCACTGTCAGTGAAGATGGCCTGGCGCAGAAAGTGGCCACCTTCGCCGAGGGCAACGAATCGCCGCGCGACCTCGGCGAATTCACGCCCAGCGAAAGCGTAGTCCAGATCGTCAAGCCGGATAAGGCGCGCGTGGGCACACGTCTGCGCGACGATTCGCCTGCCGGCGTTTTCCCGGAGGACGAGACCGAGCGCATCTCCCAGTTAGTCTCCGGCGCCAGCGTGTACATTCTCTTCGATACCAGTAACTACATGTATGAGGGTTTCGTCTACGCGCAGGATGCCATCGCCGACTTCGTGCGCTCACTCGACAATCCTGATCGCGTCGCACTGTACTCCTACTCGCGCGACTTTTCCCGCCACGCTACATTGACATCCGATCGTGGGCTTGTCCTGCGCGGGTTGCGCAGCACGATTGTGGGCGACGACGCCGCGTTGTATAACGCCATGCTGCTGACGCTTAAGGACGCGGCTCGATCCAGTGGACGCAAAGTTTTGGTCGCCTTCTCAAACGGCCCGGATGACGCCAGCATGGTGGCGCCCGAAGACGTTCGCGAGTTTGCCCAGGCCGAAGGCATCTCCATCTACATGGTCTCGACGCGCGAAGCCCGGCACGATCCGGTCTCGACCGCGGTGTTCCAACGCATCAGCGACACCACCGGAGGCAAGGCCTATTTCGCCAAGGACTGGAAGGCTCAGCAGGATGCCTTCGCGTCCATCCGTAGCGACTTATCCCACCTTTATAGCGTCAGCTACTACCCCAGCCAGAACCCCAACCGCGGTTGGCGCGACATTACCGTGAAGTTGTCCGGCGATCATCTTAAGAAATATAAGATTCGCGCCCGCACCGGATATCGCCCGCGGCCCGCGCGCATGGGCGGCTAGCGCTCGGGTTCAGGAAATCCATGGCAATCTATTTCGCTGTCATTCTGAGCACAGCGAAGAAGCTGCTTTGCCCTACGCGCCCGATTTCAGCAACGCAATTCCGTTCCTTCGCGTCACTCAGGATGACAGCCATAGTGGGCTGACAGTGATTAGCGTGGTTTCGTACAATTCAGTCCGATTTCATTCGAGGGAATCATGAAGAATAAAAATCGTAAAACATCTCAGCTATTTATTGCGGCTTTTTCATTGCTGCTCATCGCTGGCGTGCTCATCGCGTTGAGCGGCCCGGGCGCATCGGATATTGCACCTATAAAATTGGCCGGTGGTCCTCGCTTGGTGTCAATCGACGCGTTGCCGGAGTTGAACGCGGACGGCCCCATGTGCCAATTCGTGCCAGCCGGCGCTGGCTCCGAGCAGGCTCTAATGGCAATGTACCAAGCGGGTGGAGCGCCTGCCCGCGGTGCCGCCAGCGACCCGCGCAATCTCATTCGCGATCGCGCGCCGCTGCGGGTAATTAAGGACCCCTATCCCACTTACAGCGCCGTGGCCATGGACTTCAAGAACGAAGAGATCGTGTTGCTGGACGAGAACCTGTTCCAGATTCTCTCTTATGATCGCACCGCCAACACGCCGCCCCAAGCGACCATGACGGAGCCCAAGCGCGTCCTGGGCGGTCATCATACCAAGATCGAGTTCAATTGCGGTCTGTACATTGATCAGAAGAACGGCGACATCTACGCGGTCAACAACGACACGCTCGATACGCTGGTCATCTTTAACCGAGAAGCAAAAGGTGATGTCCCGCCCACGCGCGAGCTCAGTACCCCGCACCGCACTTACGGAATCGCCGTGGACGAAACCAAAGAAGAGATGTATCTCACGGTGCAGGATTCCCCGATGATCGTGGTGTACAACAAGTCAGCTGCCGGACAGGATCAACCGAAGCGCGTTATACGCGGCAACAAGACGCAGATGGCCGACGTCCACGGCATCGCGCTCGACACCAAAGGCGGCTGGATATTCGTCGCCAACTACGGCAATGGCGCGCTCTATGAAGAAGGCGGCGATCCGACTGCGGGACTACTCAGCAACCGCCCGCGCGGCGCGACCCGTCCAGGCGACCAGCCCAACACCGTGGCGGCAGCACCGGCGGCGGCCGCTCCAGCCGCAAACTTTGATGATGGCCCGGGCATGCGCCGCAAGCCTGGCTCCGGCTATTTCACCCAACCATCCATCACCGTTTATCGCATAACCGACAGCGGTGATGTCGCGCCGGTGCGAACCATCCAAGGCCCCAAAACCAAGTTGAACTGGCCCGCGCACATCTTCTTCGATGAGGAGCGCAATGACCTCTACATCGCCAACGACGGCGGCCACAACGTGCTGGTCTTCAAGGGCGACGCCAATGGCGACGTAGCTCCGTCGCGGGTTATCGCCGGGCCCAAATCGAACGTGAAGAATCCTACCGGCGTGTTTGTGGACCCGCGCAACAAAGAGATCGTGGTCTCCAACATGGGCAACCACATGGCCACGGTGTATCCCATTGACGCCAACGGCGATGTGGCTCCGCTGCGCATCATTCGCGGCGCACCGCTGGATACGCCAGCCCTGCAGATCGGCAATCCCGGCGCGGTCGCCTATGACACCAAGCGCGACGAAATCCTCGTTCCCAACTGAGTGGCCCACCCGCAGATCGCGGTATTCGCCAGGATGGCGAAAGGTGGAGATGCTCCCAAGCGCGTGGTATTCGGTCAGGCGACGCTATTAAGCCGCACCATGCACGACATTCGTTACAGCCCCAAGCGCGATGAGATGTACGTCGCCAACCCGTTCGGCCAGGCCGTGCTCACTTTCCGCGCCGCGGCGGCTGGCGACGAGAAACCCATCCGCATCATTCAAGGCCCCAAGACGGAACTGGGCGGCATCGACACCATGGAAATCGATGACCTGCATGATGAACTCTATGTCCCGGATGGCGATAATGTGCATGTCTATCCCATTACAGGCAACGGCGACGTGGCCCCCAAACGCACGCTGAACGGCGGTCGCGACATCGGCTGGCGTCCCGGCAGCGGCATCGCCGTGGATAATGTCCACGACTTTCTGGTAACCGACGGCACCGTGCTCGGCCCCATGGCCGACGGATTCAAGCATCCCTACCGCACCGGTCGTGATGCGATCCTGATCTTCGACCGACTGGCGGAGGGCAAGGCCAAGCCGCTGCGCATCATTCGAGGTCCCAAGGCCGGCATCTTCGGTATCCGGCAAATGCAGGTCTATCCGAAGAACGGCTGGATCATCATTAGTCAGATTACCGATGGCGGGATCGCCGAGCCCGACGACACCTTCGTGGGAGTCTGGAGCGTCTACGACAACGGCGACGTCGCGCCACGCTGGCGCATTGACGGCAAGGCTTCCAACGTCATGAAGAAGCCTCGCGGCGTTACGCTGAACCCCAACCACAAGGAGCTGATCGTCTCCGATATGCGCCTCAACGCGGTGCTGACTTTCTCCTTCCCGGAGATCTTCGACATCGAGGCGAAGCGCCCGTAATTTATTTCGCATTCCCTCCAATGCTTTCAAGATGCCCCGGTGCGAATAACGCATCGGGCATTTTTGTGTGTATCAGAGTCCCGACCGCGAGGGAGGGGGCACGTTCAACGGTTATTGATAGTTGATGAGTGTGCCCCCTCCCTCGCGGTCGGGGCTCTGATACACACCCTATTCGCCGCTTGCTTACGCCCCGCGATTTGATAGAATCGACTACAGCGTCCAGCACCAGACACTGGCCGGTATGGCCAGTGGCAGGATTCTGTAAACAAGGAGAAATCAGGTATGAGTAAGTCCCGGCCCCCACGCCGCAGCGGTTTTGTTGTAGCGGCATCGCTACTCGCCATCGCGGCTTCCGTTGTGCTTCTTAGTGATACGAATTATTCATCCGTCCTAACGGCATCCCGCCAGCCATTTACTGCTGGCCCGAAACTGACCTCCATTCAGGCCCTGCCTGAGATGAGCGACGACGGAGCGATGTGCCAACTCGCCCCCGCCGCGGCCAGCCAGCAGGAGATACTTGCCATGCTGCAGGCGCCCGCCGGCGCGGCGCAGAATATCGCCAGCCCCGGGGCTCGCAACGCCATCAAGGACCGCGTGCCGCTGCGCGTGATTAAAGACCCCTATCCCACGTACAGCGCCGTGGCCATGGACTTCCAGAACGACGAAATCGTGCTTCTGGACGAGAACTTGTTCCAGATTCTCGCCTATGACCGCACCGCCAACACGCCGCCGCAGGCGGCCATGACTGAGCCGAAGCGCGTCATCGGCGGGCACCACACTAAGATCGAATTCAACTGCGGGCTGTACATCGACCCCAAGAACGGCGATGTCTACGCGGTGAACAACGATACGCTGGACACGCTGGTCATCTTCAACCGCGAGGCCAAGGGCGACGTGCCGCCGACGCGCGAACTGCACACCCCGCACCGCACCTACGGCATCGCCGTCGATGAAGAGAAAGAAGAGATGTACCTCACCGTGCAGGACGCGCCCATGATCGTGGTCTACAACAAATGGGCGTCGGGCGAGGAGAAGC
Protein-coding sequences here:
- a CDS encoding VWA domain-containing protein; protein product: MSLTIMRTPSRWKGALLLMGALLLKRPLLLMLLALLMLIPFSLPQPGTAQNSVPQVVLNSADELSNGAVFRVEVDMVLLNIAVTDSKGNYVTGLKPWDFTVSEDGLAQKVATFAEGNESPRDLGEFTPSESVVQIVKPDKARVGTRLRDDSPAGVFPEDETERISQLVSGASVYILFDTSNYMYEGFVYAQDAIADFVRSLDNPDRVALYSYSRDFSRHATLTSDRGLVLRGLRSTIVGDDAALYNAMLLTLKDAARSSGRKVLVAFSNGPDDASMVAPEDVREFAQAEGISIYMVSTREARHDPVSTAVFQRISDTTGGKAYFAKDWKAQQDAFASIRSDLSHLYSVSYYPSQNPNRGWRDITVKLSGDHLKKYKIRARTGYRPRPARMGG